The genomic region GGCGAGGCCAGGAACGGTCTCGCAGATCATCCAGCCGAACATCGATCGGGGCAGCAAGAACCCTGACGAGATCCGTCGTGACAAGAACTACCTGGACGCCGTGGATAGGATCTGGCAGGTTTTGAAGAAATACCTGAGCTAATCGGAGCACATAATGCAACTGTTTGGCAAAAAGATTCCGCTAAGTGTTTCCCTTCTGTTCTGGTTCCTCGTGTGGGAATTCATCGGACGGGTTGGAGTCTTAAGCATTTTCCCTCCGCTTACCCGGATCATTGTGACAGGAGTGACCATTCTGCCCAGTGAGAAGTTCATCAAAGCGGCCGAGATCTCCCTGCGCTCGTTCGCCATAGGGATGTCGCTGGCGCTGATCGTAGGCATTGCGCTCGGCGTGTTGATGGCCCGCGCGAAGACTGTCGGAGAGATCCTCGGCACCTGGGTCAATGTCTTCGTGAGCGCGCCCATCTCCGCCCTGGTCCCCATTCTCATGGGGTTGCTCGGGATCGGGGAGACGACGGTGGTCGCGACGGTCTTCCTGTTCGCCGTCTTTGTCATCGTCCTCGACACCCAGGTGGGGATCAGCAAAGCAGACAAGTCACTGATCGAGATGGCCCGCTCTTTCGGCGCCCGGAGATACCAGATTTACACCAAGGTCCTGATCCTGAGCGCCCTGCCGGAGATCCTGACCGGGGTCCGTCTGGGGGCGATCCGGGGCGTGAAGGGAGTGGTGATTGGCCAGCCCCTGGTCTCGATCATCGGCGTGGGAGAACTGTTCGAGCTGTATTCCAAGTATTTCCTAATGGAGGAATTCTGGGCCCTCGTCATTGTCGTCTTTGCCTTCGCGTTCCTGGTCTCCGAAGCCATCGCCTATCTGGAGCGCCGAGTGGAGTACTACGCCAGCGCCCGGTAGCAGCTTCGCTGCAATCGAATTGGGATCACATCTTCAA from Candidatus Eisenbacteria bacterium harbors:
- a CDS encoding ABC transporter permease subunit, producing the protein MQLFGKKIPLSVSLLFWFLVWEFIGRVGVLSIFPPLTRIIVTGVTILPSEKFIKAAEISLRSFAIGMSLALIVGIALGVLMARAKTVGEILGTWVNVFVSAPISALVPILMGLLGIGETTVVATVFLFAVFVIVLDTQVGISKADKSLIEMARSFGARRYQIYTKVLILSALPEILTGVRLGAIRGVKGVVIGQPLVSIIGVGELFELYSKYFLMEEFWALVIVVFAFAFLVSEAIAYLERRVEYYASAR